The following coding sequences lie in one Arabidopsis thaliana chromosome 3, partial sequence genomic window:
- a CDS encoding DEAD box RNA helicase family protein: protein MATTEDTPASAGPRYAPEDPTLPQPWKGLIDGSTGILYYWNPETNVTQYERPSAPPPHSATTPKLAQIPVPSSGQGHQAQHEQAKPVGHVSQQHGFQQQPQQFPSQHVRPQMMQQHPAQQMPQQSGQQFPQQQSQSMVPHPHGHPSVQTYQPTTQQQQQGMQNQHSQMPQQLSHQYAHSQQHYMGFRPHMQTQGLQNSHQTPQGGPHGQQFPSQQEYNSLAPKREGDEFHGGKKTGFSQPHLPNSERSPSQNTHFEANAASQKTNANLAMAQKCNGPQANAAVTQFQQPGANLIHQQLGPRAPNQMDQTMLHQKSHVSPFQSNNTYENNLQSRPGNDSYVNMRMEVPVRGAQPLHPAAMPKDIRISGGPPTNADPAMGQTGHGTYGHAGPAFPNKSLVRPHFVTSPDVPHLSPVEIYRKQHEVTTTGENIPAPYITFESSGLPPEILRELLSAGFPSPTPIQAQTWPIALQSRDIVAIAKTGSGKTLGYLIPAFILLRHCRNDSRNGPTVLILAPTRELATQIQDEALRFGRSSRISCTCLYGGAPKGPQLKELERGADIVVATPGRLNDILEMKMIDFQQVSLLVLDEADRMLDMGFEPQIRKIVNEIPPRRQTLMYTATWPKEVRKIASDLLVNPVQVNIGRVDELAANKAITQYVEVVPQMEKERRLEQILRSQERGSKVIIFCSTKRLCDHLARSVGRHFGAVVIHGDKTQGERDWVLNQFRSGKSCVLIATDVAARGLDIKDIRFVVIIPGIYLFACLLSRLLTFVRVYTTSEL from the exons ATGGCCACAACAGAAGATACTCCAGCTTCTGCTGGTCCAAGATATGCTCCAGAGGACCCAACTCTTCCCCAACCATGGAAGGGACTTATTGATGGAAGCACAGGAATTCTCTATTACTGGAATCCTGAAACCAATGTCACTCAGTATGAAAGACCTTCTGCGCCTCCTCCCCACTCTGCCACAACACCGAAGCTAGCTCAGATTCCTGTACCCTCTTCAGGACAAGGTCACCAAGCTCAGCATGAACAAGCAAAACCAGTTGGTCATGTGTCTCAGCAGCATGGTTTCCAACAACAGCCACAGCAATTTCCATCCCAACATGTAAGACCCCAAATGATGCAGCAGCATCCGGCCCAGCAAATGCCTCAACAATCAGGTCAACAGTTTCCCCAACAACAGAGCCAATCGATGGTGCCGCACCCACATGGGCATCCTTCTGTACAGACTTATCAGCCAACGacgcagcagcagcagcaaggGATGCAGAATCAGCATTCACAAATGCCTCAGCAGCTGAGCCATCAGTATGCTCATTCACAACAACATTACATGGGTTTTCGGCCTCACATGCAAACGCAAGGACTTCAAAATTCACATCAGACACCTCAGGGTGGTCCCCATGGTCAGCAGTTTCCGAGCCAGCAAGAGTACAACTCATTGGCTCCGAAGAGGGAGGGGGATGAGTTCCATGGGGGTAAGAAAACTGGGTTTTCTCAACCCCATTTACCAAATTCTGAACGTTCACCATCTCAAAATACCCACTTTGAAGCCAATGCAGCATCACAAAAGACGAATGCAAACTTGGCTATGGCTCAGAAATGCAATGGACCTCAAGCAAATGCTGCAGTCACACAGTTTCAACAGCCAGGGGCGAACCTAATTCACCAGCAACTTGGACCTAGGGCGCCAAATCAAATGGACCAGACAATGTTGCACCAGAAGTCTCACGTTTCCCCTTTCCAATCAAATAATACTTATGAGAATAATCTACAATCTAGGCCTGGTAATGACTCGTACGTTAACATGAGAATGGAAGTGCCGGTTAGGGGTGCCCAACCACTTCATCCTGCAGCAATGCCTAAG GATATAAGGATAAGTGGTGGTCCACCAACAAATGCTGATCCCGCCATGGGGCAAACAGGGCATGGAACATATGGACACGCTGGTCCAGCTTTTCCAAATAAATCCTTGGTGCGGCCTCATTTTGTCACATCTCCTGATGTTCCCCATCTCTCTCCCGTTGAAATATACCGAAAACAACATGAAGTCACAACAACT GGCGAGAACATTCCAGCACCATACATCACATTTGAATCTAGTGGTCTCCCACCTGAAATCCTTAGAGAG tTGCTTTCTGCTGGATTTCCATCGCCAACACCGATCCAGGCCCAAACATGGCCAATTGCTCTGCAAAGCAGGGATATAGTTGCAATTGCAAAAACTGGTTCTGGTAAAACATTGGGATACTTGATCCCTGCCTTCATTCTTCTAAGGCACTGTCGTAACGACTCCCGCAATGGCCCCACAGTTTTGATCCTAGCTCCTACTCGGGAGCTAGCCACACAAATACAAGACGAAGCACTAAGGTTTGGACGGTCTTCCAGGATATCATGCACT TGTTTGTATGGTGGAGCTCCAAAGGGTCCTCAATTGAAAGAGTTGGAACGAGGAGCTGATATTGTGGTGGCAACTCCTGGGCGTCTAAATGATATActggagatgaagatgattgaTTTCCAGCAGGTTTCCCTTCTTGTGCTTGACGAGGCAGACCGAATGCTTGACATGGGTTTTGAACCCCAAATCCGTAAGATTGTGAATGAAATACCTCCTCGGAGACAGACTCTTATGTACACAGCCACTTGGCCAAAAGAAGTAAGAAAAATTGCAAGCGATCTTCTTGTGAACCCTGTCCAAGTTAACATAGGCAGGGTAGATGAGTTGGCTGCTAACAAAGCAATAACGCAG TATGTTGAAGTAGTCCCAcaaatggagaaagagagacgtTTGGAGCAAATCCTTAGGTCACAAGAACGAGGTtcaaaagttataatattttgctCCACGAAGAGGCTTTGTGACCATCTTGCACGTAGTGTCGGACGTCATTTTGGCGCTGTTGTGATCCATGGAGACAAGACTCAAGGTGAGAGAGATTGGGTGCTTAACCAGTTCCGAAGCGGGAAGTCTTGTGTACTGATAGCTACTGACGTTGCTGCCCGGGGACTCGACATAAAAGACATACGGTTTGTTGTAATAATTCCTGGTATATATCTCTTTGCTTGTTTGTTATCAAGATTACTTACCTTTGTTCGTGTTTATACTACTTCAGAGTTGTGA
- the PDK gene encoding pyruvate dehydrogenase kinase (pyruvate dehydrogenase kinase (PDK); FUNCTIONS IN: ATP binding, pyruvate dehydrogenase (acetyl-transferring) kinase activity, histidine phosphotransfer kinase activity; INVOLVED IN: signal transduction, peptidyl-histidine phosphorylation, phosphorylation; LOCATED IN: mitochondrion; EXPRESSED IN: 24 plant structures; EXPRESSED DURING: 15 growth stages; CONTAINS InterPro DOMAIN/s: Signal transduction histidine kinase, core (InterPro:IPR005467), Branched-chain alpha-ketoacid dehydrogenase kinase/Pyruvate dehydrogenase kinase, mitochondrial (InterPro:IPR018955), ATPase-like, ATP-binding domain (InterPro:IPR003594), Signal transduction histidine kinase-related protein, C-terminal (InterPro:IPR004358); Has 1925 Blast hits to 1799 proteins in 531 species: Archae - 0; Bacteria - 712; Metazoa - 467; Fungi - 468; Plants - 102; Viruses - 0; Other Eukaryotes - 176 (source: NCBI BLink).) has protein sequence MAVKKACEMFPKSLIEDVHKWGCMKQTGVSLRYMMEFGSKPTERNLLISAQFLHKELPIRVARRAIELQTLPYGLSDKPAVLKVRDWYLESFRDMRAFPEIKDSGDEKDFTQMIKAVKVRHNNVVPMMALGVNQLKKGMNSGNLDEIHQFLDRFYLSRIGIRMLIGQHVELHNPNPPLHTVGYIHTKMSPMEVARNASEDARSICFREYGSAPEINIYGDPSFTFPYVPTHLHLMMYELVKNSLRAVQERFVDSDRVAPPIRIIVADGIEDVTIKVSDEGGGIARSGLPRIFTYLYSTARNPLEEDVDLGIADVPVTMAGYGYGLPISRLYARYFGGDLQIISMEGYGTDAYLHLSRLGDSQEPLP, from the exons ATGGCAGTGAAGAAAGCCTGCGAAATGTTCCCGAAGAGTTTGATCGAAGATGTTCACAAATGGGGTTGCATGAAGCAAACCGGTGTTAGCCTTAGATACATGATGGAGTTTGGTTCCAAACCTACTGAGAGGAATCTTTTGATTTCTGCTCAGTTTTTGCATAAGGAGCTTCCGATTCGCGTCGCCAGGAGAGCGATCGAACTCCAGACGCTTCCTTATGGTCTCTCTGATAAACCTGCCGTTTTGAAG GTGCGGGATTGGTATTTGGAATCTTTCAGGGACATGAGAGCATTTCCTGAGATTAAGGATTCGGGTGACGAGAAAGATTTCACTCAGATGATTAAGGCTGTCAAAGTAAGGCATAACAATGTGGTTCCCATGATGGCTTTGGGTGTTAATCAGCTCAAGAAAGGAATGAATTCTGGAAATCTTGATGAGATTCATCAGTTTCTTGATCGTTTCTACTTGTCGCGAATCGGGATCCGGATGCTTATTG GGCAGCACGTTGAGTTGCATAATCCAAATCCACCGCTTCATACAGTGGGTTATATACACACAAAGATGTCTCCTATGGAGGTAGCAAGGAATGCAAGTGAAGATGCTCGGTCAATTTGTTTCCGAGAGTACGGTTCTGCACCggaaataaacatatatggCGATCCCAGTTTCACCTTTCC GTATGTTCCAACGCATTTGCATCTTATGATGTATGAGCTAGTCAAGAACTCTCTACGTGCTGTCCAAGAGCGATTTGTTGACTCTGATAGAGTTGCACCACCAATCCGCATTATAGTTGCTGATGGAATCGAAGATGTTACTATAAAG GTCTCAGATGAAGGTGGAGGTATAGCAAGAAGCGGTCTTCCCAGAATATTCACCTATCTTTACAGCACTGCAAGAAACCCGCTTGAGGAGGATGTCGATTTAGGAATAGCTGATGTTCCCGTGACTATGGCTGGATATGGTTATGGTCTTCCAATTAGTCGCTTGTATGCTCGATATTTCGGTGGAGATTTGCAGATCATATCCATGGAAGGATATG GGACTGATGCATACTTGCACTTGTCTCGCCTTGGAGATTCGCAAGAGCCTTTACCCTGA